The genomic segment CAATGCGGCTTGTGAGGAACGTGGCAGTTTTGGCCAGTTAACTACCGGCACATTAAGGACGCATTGTTTTGTATACCGTGGGGTATCGATTTAATTAGACGGATGTCAACGGCGGCCGATATTGGTCGGCCCCCGAAGACTACTCACTTACCGATACAAAACCGCGAAAAAATCACCCCCAGCAAATCATCCGGCGTAAACGCCCCGGTAATGCTGCTCAAGCGATCCTGCGCCAACCGTAATTCTTCCGCAAACAAATCCAGCGATTGGTCATTCACCCGGTTATCGAGATTCGCATGCTGGTCGGCAATCTCCAGGTGATCGCGCGCTGCCTTCAGTGCAATCAGATGCCGTTCGCGCGCGAGGTAGCGCGATTCGCCGGTTTGTTGCCAGCCGGCGATGCGCAGCAGTTCCGAGCGCAGCAAGTCGATACCGAGATGGTCGGTGGCTGACAGATAGATGTGGGTGGCGTCGCCCATGACGTCCACTGCGGGTTTGTGGCCGGACTGGTCGATCTTGTTCCAGATGCGGATCACCGGCGCATTGCTCGGAAAACGGGCGACGATTTTCTCGTCTGCCAGCGCCGGGCCGTGGTTGGCGTCCAGCATGTGGAGGATTACGTCGGCCTTGGCCACTTCCGCCCAGGTGCGTTCGATGCCGATCCGTTCGACATCGTCATTGGCGTCTTCCGCCTCGCGGATGCCGGCGGTGTCGATGATGTTGAGCGGGATGCCTTCCAGCTGGATGGTTTCGGTGACCTTGTCGCGGGTGGTGCCGGCGATCGGCGTGACGATGGCGACGTCGGATCCAGCCAGTACGTTCAGCAAGGACGATTTGCCGACGTTCGGCTTACCTGCCAATACGATGTTCAAGCCGTCACGCAACAAGGCGCCTTGCGCCGCCTGGCTGAACACATTGTCCAGCGTGCTGCGGATGGTCGCCAGCTGGCCGCGGGCGTCGGATTTTTCCAGGAAGTCGATTTCCTCTTCCGGGAAATCCAGCGTCGCTTCCACCAGCATGCGTAAATTGGTGACCTGCCCGACCAGCGCATGGATCACTTTGGAAAACGCGCCCGACAGCGATTCCGACGCCGATTTGGCGGCGGCTTCAGTGGAAGCCTCGATCAGATCGGCCACCGCTTCCGCCTGCGCCAGATCCAGCTTGTCGTTGATGAACGCCCGTTGCGTGAATTCGCCCGGTTCCGCCATGCGCAGCCCGAGTTCCTGGCCGGCCGCCATGCAGCGGCTCAACAGCATCTGCAATACCACCGGACCACCGTGGCCCTGCAGCTCCAACACGTCTTCGCCGGTATAGGAATGCGGCGCCTTGAAATAGATCGCCAGACCCTGGTCAATGACGCTGCCGTCGGCATTCTTGAAAGGCAGATAGGTAGCGTGGCGCGGGGCCAGCTTGTTTTCCGGGATGCCGCAAACTGCTTCAATTATTGCGCCAAGATGTTTGCCGGAAATGCGTACTACGCCGATGCCGCCGCGTCCGGGAGCGGTGGCGATGGCGGCGATGGGAGAGGAATCGAAAGACATGGAATTATTCTACGAGGGTTGTTGGATAATAGAAACAACGACAAGCACAAGCCAACAAAAAAGCCCGTGAATTCTTGATTCACGGGCTTTTTTACGACAAACGCGATTTATTGATTCATACCGTTTTATGCTTTCGCAGGAGCCGTTCCCATCTTGCGGGTAATTACCCATTGCTGCGCAATCGACAGCACGTTGTTGGTAACCCAGTACAGCACCAGGCCCGACGGGAAGAAGAAGAACATGACCGAGAAAATCAGCGGCATGAACAACATCACCTTCGCTTGCATCGGATCAGGCGGCGTTGGGTTCAGCTTGGTCTGGATGAACATCGACACAGCCATCAGCACCGGCAGGATGTAGAACGGATCGGGTGCAGCCAGATCGTGGATCCAGCCCAGCCACGGCGCGTTACGGAACTCCACGCTCGACAGCAATACCGAATACAGCGACAGGAACACAGGAATCTGGATAACGATCGGCAGACAGCCGCCGAGCGGGTTG from the Collimonas arenae genome contains:
- the mnmE gene encoding tRNA uridine-5-carboxymethylaminomethyl(34) synthesis GTPase MnmE, giving the protein MSFDSSPIAAIATAPGRGGIGVVRISGKHLGAIIEAVCGIPENKLAPRHATYLPFKNADGSVIDQGLAIYFKAPHSYTGEDVLELQGHGGPVVLQMLLSRCMAAGQELGLRMAEPGEFTQRAFINDKLDLAQAEAVADLIEASTEAAAKSASESLSGAFSKVIHALVGQVTNLRMLVEATLDFPEEEIDFLEKSDARGQLATIRSTLDNVFSQAAQGALLRDGLNIVLAGKPNVGKSSLLNVLAGSDVAIVTPIAGTTRDKVTETIQLEGIPLNIIDTAGIREAEDANDDVERIGIERTWAEVAKADVILHMLDANHGPALADEKIVARFPSNAPVIRIWNKIDQSGHKPAVDVMGDATHIYLSATDHLGIDLLRSELLRIAGWQQTGESRYLARERHLIALKAARDHLEIADQHANLDNRVNDQSLDLFAEELRLAQDRLSSITGAFTPDDLLGVIFSRFCIGK